In Chryseobacterium gleum, a single genomic region encodes these proteins:
- a CDS encoding alpha-amylase: MKKTYFFLSLLALAFAHSCRNSDELTMEPSKKEEVHNKTVNVTNHDGRPFSTGSGSGSAQSKFIAGPGGGVLMQGFYWDVPDGGNWWNTVKDKLTAWSNAGIGAVWLPPASKAQNGAYSMGYDPTDYYDFGNFNQNGSVETRFGSRAELEALITKAHDENMQVYADIVINHNSGGQSEANPFTGTNTWTDFSGVASGKFQRNYNDFYKNAYGNNDEGAFGGFPDLCHANPHVQDWLWGRDDSIAKYYKNVMKFDGWRFDYVKGFGPWVVNTWNSKVGGFSVGELWDSNVNTLDWWSSNANSSVFDFAAYYKMDEAFDNGNLNVLNDDMMWKRNPYKAVTFVANHDTDIIYNKMPAYAYILTHEGYPTIFYRDYEEWLNKERLNNLIWIHNNKATGTTSILYTDNDEYIARRNGYNGNPGLVVYINTSSSWQERWVETNWSSQQIKDFTGNSSWYPTTQGDKWVKIQCPPNSYSVWSLNL, encoded by the coding sequence ATGAAAAAAACATATTTTTTCCTTTCCCTGCTGGCTTTAGCGTTTGCTCACTCATGCCGGAACAGTGATGAATTAACAATGGAACCTTCCAAAAAGGAAGAGGTCCACAATAAAACGGTGAATGTAACGAACCATGACGGGCGGCCTTTCAGTACAGGAAGCGGTTCAGGCTCTGCACAAAGTAAATTTATTGCCGGGCCCGGCGGCGGAGTATTGATGCAGGGTTTCTACTGGGATGTTCCTGATGGTGGCAATTGGTGGAATACTGTTAAAGATAAGCTGACAGCGTGGTCCAATGCGGGAATTGGTGCTGTATGGCTGCCTCCCGCATCAAAAGCACAAAACGGAGCATACTCTATGGGATATGACCCTACAGATTATTATGATTTTGGAAACTTTAATCAGAATGGGAGTGTGGAAACCCGTTTCGGGTCAAGGGCCGAGCTGGAGGCATTAATTACTAAAGCGCATGATGAAAATATGCAGGTGTATGCAGATATTGTGATTAACCATAACAGCGGCGGGCAATCCGAAGCCAATCCTTTTACCGGAACCAATACCTGGACGGATTTTTCGGGAGTGGCTTCAGGAAAATTCCAGAGAAACTATAATGATTTTTATAAGAATGCCTACGGAAATAATGACGAAGGAGCTTTTGGAGGTTTCCCGGATCTGTGTCATGCCAATCCTCATGTGCAGGACTGGCTTTGGGGAAGAGATGATTCTATTGCTAAATACTATAAAAACGTGATGAAATTTGATGGCTGGAGGTTTGATTACGTCAAAGGTTTTGGCCCGTGGGTTGTCAATACATGGAACTCTAAGGTTGGAGGATTCTCTGTAGGCGAGCTCTGGGATTCCAACGTAAATACATTGGATTGGTGGTCCAGTAATGCCAACAGTTCTGTATTTGATTTTGCTGCTTATTATAAAATGGATGAAGCTTTTGATAATGGAAATTTAAATGTTCTGAATGATGATATGATGTGGAAAAGAAACCCTTATAAGGCAGTTACTTTTGTAGCCAATCATGATACAGATATCATCTACAATAAAATGCCGGCATATGCTTACATTCTGACCCATGAAGGATATCCGACTATTTTTTACAGGGATTATGAAGAATGGCTGAACAAAGAAAGGCTTAATAACCTGATCTGGATTCACAATAATAAAGCTACCGGAACAACTTCTATTCTGTATACCGACAATGATGAATATATAGCAAGAAGAAACGGGTACAATGGTAATCCGGGGCTTGTTGTTTACATCAATACTTCATCAAGCTGGCAGGAAAGATGGGTGGAAACCAATTGGAGCAGTCAGCAGATTAAAGATTTCACAGGGAATTCAAGCTGGTATCCAACCACTCAAGGTGATAAATGGGTGAAAATCCAATGCCCGCCAAATTCTTATTCCGTCTGGTCGCTTAATTTATAA
- a CDS encoding heme-binding domain-containing protein, giving the protein MKKIIVVILVAFIIIQFFPIDKTNPPLTPGMDFLKIKNTPEKIARTIRTSCYDCHSNETTYPWYANISPTSWWVKNHIDEGRKSLNFSTFAVYEPQRQLHKLDECIEMVEKKEMPLESYYIGHQNAKLSDEQRTNLIQYFKKVKEDTERGIMFNK; this is encoded by the coding sequence ATGAAAAAAATAATTGTAGTCATTCTCGTTGCCTTTATTATCATTCAATTCTTCCCTATTGATAAGACCAATCCGCCGCTTACACCAGGTATGGATTTTCTGAAAATAAAAAATACCCCGGAAAAAATTGCCCGTACCATCAGAACTTCATGTTATGACTGCCATTCCAATGAAACAACTTATCCCTGGTATGCTAATATTTCCCCTACATCATGGTGGGTAAAAAATCATATTGATGAAGGCAGAAAAAGCCTTAATTTTTCTACCTTTGCAGTCTATGAGCCTCAGAGACAGCTTCATAAACTGGATGAATGTATAGAAATGGTTGAAAAGAAAGAAATGCCGCTTGAATCTTATTATATAGGGCATCAGAATGCCAAACTTTCGGATGAACAGCGTACAAATCTTATTCAATATTTCAAAAAGGTAAAGGAAGATACTGAGAGAGGAATCATGTTTAATAAATAA
- a CDS encoding GNAT family N-acetyltransferase translates to MNYSIRKIKITENLPVVDELVGELHISEKEMNNNTADWSQIRESYLRFMSTCEEENDGTFLIAEADGNAIGFLFGYLEEKDDSNFELGEGDDLYVSEGYVKKEFRKQGIYSALNKAFEERYANYKIRKIYRYTLCNNDTMQRWLVSQGYRPVRLVYEKWLP, encoded by the coding sequence ATGAATTATTCCATCAGAAAAATAAAAATCACCGAAAACCTTCCTGTTGTTGATGAACTGGTAGGTGAACTCCATATTTCAGAAAAGGAAATGAATAACAACACCGCTGACTGGAGTCAGATCAGAGAAAGTTATCTCCGGTTTATGTCAACATGTGAGGAAGAAAATGATGGCACTTTTCTTATTGCTGAAGCCGATGGGAATGCAATAGGTTTTCTTTTCGGTTATCTTGAAGAGAAAGATGACAGTAATTTTGAGCTTGGGGAAGGAGATGATCTGTACGTTTCAGAAGGATATGTAAAAAAAGAGTTCAGAAAACAGGGAATCTATTCTGCCCTCAATAAGGCATTTGAAGAAAGGTATGCAAACTATAAAATCCGGAAAATTTACCGTTATACATTATGCAATAATGATACAATGCAGCGGTGGCTTGTTTCACAGGGTTACCGCCCTGTAAGACTTGTATATGAAAAGTGGCTGCCTTGA
- the der gene encoding ribosome biogenesis GTPase Der — MSNIVAIVGRPNVGKSTLFNRLLERREAIVDSTAGVTRDRHYGKSDWNGVDFTVIDTGGYDVGTDDIFEEEIRKQVQLAVDEATSIIFMMNVEEGLTDTDHEIYRLLRRSNKPIYIVINKVDSAKEELPATEFYQLGIDKYYTLSSATGSGTGDLLDDIVRDFPTTEYKDPFEGLPKITIAGRPNVGKSTLTNALLDVERNIVTDIAGTTRDSIQTLYNKFGHEFVLVDTAGMRRKSKVNEDLEFYSVMRSIRSIEYSDVVIIMVDATQGWESQDMNIFGLAQKNRKGIVILVNKWDLIEDKQTNTMRDFEKSIKDKIGQFQDIPILFVSALTKQRILKAVEVAMQVYEDRKKKIKTSKLNEVMLPIFENTPPPALKGKYIKIKYCVQLPTPSPQFVFFCNLPQYVKEPYKRFTENQLRKEFGFTGVPIEVYFRQK; from the coding sequence ATGTCAAATATTGTCGCAATCGTTGGACGTCCCAACGTAGGAAAATCCACGCTTTTTAACCGTTTATTAGAAAGAAGAGAAGCTATTGTAGATTCTACAGCCGGTGTTACCAGAGACCGTCACTACGGAAAATCAGACTGGAACGGAGTAGACTTTACCGTAATTGATACCGGAGGGTACGATGTAGGTACAGATGATATCTTCGAAGAAGAAATCCGTAAACAGGTACAGCTAGCAGTAGATGAAGCCACTTCTATTATCTTTATGATGAACGTAGAGGAAGGGCTTACTGATACGGATCACGAAATTTACAGGCTTCTCAGAAGATCCAACAAACCGATTTATATTGTTATCAATAAAGTGGATTCTGCAAAGGAAGAACTTCCTGCTACTGAATTTTATCAATTAGGAATCGATAAATACTATACACTTTCTTCAGCCACGGGTTCCGGAACAGGAGATCTGCTGGATGATATCGTTAGAGACTTCCCGACTACAGAATATAAAGACCCATTTGAAGGACTTCCTAAAATTACCATTGCTGGGCGTCCGAACGTAGGGAAATCTACCTTGACAAACGCCTTGCTGGATGTTGAAAGAAATATCGTAACTGATATTGCAGGAACAACAAGAGACAGTATCCAGACTTTATATAATAAATTCGGACACGAGTTTGTATTGGTGGATACAGCAGGGATGAGAAGAAAGTCTAAGGTAAACGAAGACCTTGAATTCTATTCCGTTATGAGATCTATCCGTTCAATCGAATATTCTGATGTAGTGATCATTATGGTAGATGCCACACAAGGATGGGAATCCCAGGATATGAACATCTTCGGACTGGCTCAGAAAAACAGAAAAGGAATTGTAATCCTTGTTAATAAATGGGATTTGATCGAGGACAAGCAAACCAATACAATGCGTGATTTCGAGAAATCAATCAAAGATAAAATTGGCCAGTTCCAGGATATTCCAATCTTATTCGTTTCAGCCTTAACGAAGCAAAGAATTCTAAAGGCTGTAGAAGTAGCTATGCAGGTTTATGAAGACCGTAAGAAGAAAATTAAAACTTCAAAACTGAATGAAGTAATGCTTCCGATTTTTGAAAATACGCCACCGCCGGCTTTAAAAGGAAAATATATTAAAATCAAATATTGTGTTCAGCTTCCTACACCGTCACCGCAGTTTGTATTTTTCTGTAACCTTCCGCAATATGTGAAAGAACCGTATAAAAGATTTACTGAAAATCAGTTGAGAAAAGAATTCGGGTTTACCGGAGTTCCGATTGAAGTATATTTCAGACAAAAATAA
- a CDS encoding thiol-disulfide oxidoreductase DCC family protein — protein MENWENKHIVFFDGDCGVCNFWVQWILERDRKDQFMFASLQSEFGQQFLSERGLDTHIFNTMYLWKPGKYYLIKSRAILHIAKLLGGIYSLAFLGKIIPRFLSDKAYDLVSRNRMKLANQRCYLPDQHQRKKFIQV, from the coding sequence GTGGAAAACTGGGAAAATAAACATATTGTATTTTTTGACGGAGACTGCGGTGTCTGTAATTTCTGGGTGCAATGGATTCTTGAGCGGGACCGGAAAGACCAGTTTATGTTTGCTTCCCTTCAGTCTGAATTCGGACAGCAGTTTTTATCCGAAAGGGGGTTGGATACTCATATATTCAATACCATGTACCTCTGGAAACCGGGAAAATATTATCTGATTAAATCAAGAGCAATACTTCACATTGCCAAACTGTTAGGAGGAATATACTCCCTCGCTTTTTTAGGCAAAATTATTCCCAGGTTTTTGAGTGACAAAGCTTACGATCTTGTTTCGAGAAACAGAATGAAGCTGGCCAATCAGAGGTGTTATCTGCCGGATCAGCATCAGAGAAAAAAGTTTATTCAGGTGTAA
- the katG gene encoding catalase/peroxidase HPI → MEKDLNDISKCPFHNGTMKKNNVAGGGTKNSDWWPDQLRVDLLRQHSSLSDPMDKDFDYAKAFESLDLEAVKKDLHALMTDSQDWWPADFGHYGPLFIRMAWHSAGTYRVGDGRGGAGAGQQRFAPLNSWPDNVSLDKARRLLWPIKQKYGKNISWADLLILTGNVALESMGFKTFGFAGGRADVWEPHSDVYWGSEKTWLGGDLRYAHGSEGVVEGQSAVLPTDDNADGDIHSRNLENPLAAVQMGLIYVNPEGPDGNPDPIAAAKDIRDTFGRMAMNDEETVALIAGGHTFGKTHGAGPADHVGKEPEGAGIELQGLGWASTYKSGSGRDAISSGLEVTWTETPTQWSNYFFKNLFENEWELTKSPAGAHQWVAKDGAEIIPDAFDSSKKHKPTMLTTDLSLRFDPVYEKISRHFYENPDAFADAFARAWFKLTHRDMGPRARYLGPEVPQEELIWQDPIPKVDHELIDENDAEALKSKILNSGLSISELVSTAWASASTFRGSDKRGGANGARIRLEPQRNWEVNNPSQLNKVLGVLEGIQKEFNDSQSGGKKISLADLIVLAGNAAVEVAARNAGQDVKVPFAPGRMDALQEQTDVESMGYLEPAADGFRNYLKRKYTVSTESLLIDKAQLLTLTAPELTVLIGGMRALDTNFDGSKHGIFTNRPGVLTNDFFVNLLDMSTQWKAMSDDKELYIGSDRSTGQPKWTATRADLVFGSNSELRAVAEVYGSSDAQSKFVKDFVAAWTKVMNLDRFDLV, encoded by the coding sequence ATGGAAAAAGATTTGAATGACATCAGCAAATGCCCGTTTCATAACGGAACCATGAAGAAGAATAATGTAGCCGGAGGCGGAACAAAAAATTCTGATTGGTGGCCTGATCAGCTTAGAGTAGATCTGCTTCGTCAGCATTCTTCCCTCTCTGATCCTATGGATAAGGATTTTGACTATGCCAAAGCATTTGAAAGCCTTGATCTGGAGGCTGTAAAAAAAGACCTTCACGCATTGATGACAGATTCACAGGATTGGTGGCCGGCGGATTTTGGTCATTACGGGCCTTTGTTTATCCGTATGGCATGGCACAGTGCCGGTACTTATAGAGTAGGAGATGGTAGAGGCGGAGCAGGAGCAGGGCAGCAACGCTTTGCACCGTTAAACAGCTGGCCGGATAACGTGAGCCTTGATAAAGCCAGAAGATTACTTTGGCCGATCAAACAGAAATATGGAAAAAACATTTCATGGGCAGACCTTCTGATCCTTACAGGGAATGTTGCTCTTGAATCGATGGGCTTTAAAACATTTGGATTTGCCGGAGGACGAGCAGATGTATGGGAACCGCATTCCGATGTATATTGGGGATCAGAAAAAACATGGCTTGGAGGCGATTTACGTTATGCTCATGGCTCAGAAGGGGTGGTAGAAGGTCAGTCAGCTGTTCTTCCTACAGATGATAATGCAGATGGGGATATTCATTCAAGAAACCTTGAAAATCCATTGGCAGCCGTACAGATGGGACTTATTTATGTAAATCCGGAAGGACCGGATGGAAACCCGGATCCGATTGCAGCTGCTAAAGATATCCGCGATACTTTCGGACGTATGGCGATGAATGATGAAGAAACCGTTGCCTTGATTGCCGGAGGACATACTTTCGGTAAAACACACGGAGCAGGTCCTGCAGATCATGTAGGTAAGGAACCGGAAGGCGCAGGAATAGAGCTGCAGGGACTTGGATGGGCAAGTACTTATAAATCAGGAAGTGGAAGAGATGCCATTTCCAGTGGTCTGGAAGTAACCTGGACAGAAACTCCGACTCAATGGAGTAATTATTTCTTTAAAAATCTTTTTGAAAATGAATGGGAACTGACAAAAAGCCCTGCAGGTGCTCACCAATGGGTAGCCAAAGACGGAGCTGAAATCATTCCTGATGCATTTGATTCTTCTAAAAAGCATAAGCCGACAATGCTTACAACAGATCTTTCTTTAAGATTTGATCCTGTTTACGAAAAAATTTCAAGACATTTTTATGAAAATCCTGATGCGTTTGCTGATGCATTCGCAAGGGCATGGTTCAAGCTAACCCACAGAGACATGGGACCACGTGCCCGTTATCTGGGGCCGGAAGTTCCACAGGAAGAGTTAATCTGGCAGGATCCTATTCCTAAAGTAGATCACGAACTGATTGATGAAAATGATGCAGAAGCATTAAAATCAAAAATATTGAACTCCGGATTAAGTATTTCCGAGCTGGTTTCAACGGCCTGGGCTTCTGCTTCTACTTTCAGAGGAAGTGACAAGCGTGGTGGTGCCAACGGAGCCAGAATCAGACTTGAACCTCAGAGAAACTGGGAAGTCAACAATCCTTCACAATTGAATAAAGTATTAGGTGTTCTGGAAGGAATTCAAAAAGAGTTTAACGATTCTCAAAGCGGAGGTAAGAAAATATCATTGGCAGATCTCATTGTTTTAGCCGGTAATGCTGCTGTTGAAGTGGCGGCAAGAAACGCAGGTCAGGATGTGAAAGTTCCTTTTGCACCCGGAAGAATGGATGCTTTGCAGGAGCAGACAGATGTAGAATCTATGGGATATCTGGAACCTGCAGCTGATGGATTCCGTAATTATCTGAAAAGAAAATATACCGTATCTACAGAATCCTTACTGATTGATAAAGCACAATTACTGACTCTTACTGCGCCGGAACTCACTGTATTGATTGGAGGAATGCGTGCATTGGATACGAACTTTGACGGTTCAAAACATGGTATCTTCACAAACCGTCCGGGTGTTCTTACCAATGATTTCTTCGTAAATCTTTTAGATATGAGTACGCAGTGGAAAGCAATGTCAGATGATAAAGAATTATATATAGGAAGTGATCGTTCAACCGGCCAACCGAAATGGACCGCAACCCGTGCCGATCTTGTCTTTGGATCCAATTCTGAATTAAGAGCTGTTGCTGAGGTATACGGAAGCTCCGATGCACAAAGCAAATTTGTCAAAGATTTTGTAGCTGCATGGACGAAGGTGATGAATCTGGATAGGTTTGATCTGGTGTAA
- a CDS encoding DUF4290 domain-containing protein has product MEYNTQKTQLHMPEYGRIIQQLVERCKELPTKEERNEMAMAIIDFMGQRNPQLRDEENYKHKLWDHLFILADYDLDVESPYPFPTREQLAERPKRMEYPKLQGDFKFYGKSILQLIEKAIELETGEEKEALIEVIANNMKKSYNVYNKEHVTDDVIFRHLKELSENRLDLTGIDSLEKSKIYYTNNNNNRNNNNNNRNNSNNKNNNQPNKRRHNNNHKNRK; this is encoded by the coding sequence ATGGAATATAACACCCAAAAAACTCAGCTTCATATGCCGGAATACGGCAGAATTATACAACAGTTGGTTGAGCGCTGTAAAGAACTTCCTACCAAAGAGGAAAGGAATGAGATGGCTATGGCAATCATCGATTTTATGGGTCAGAGAAACCCGCAACTTCGCGACGAAGAAAATTATAAACATAAACTTTGGGATCATCTTTTTATTCTTGCAGATTATGATCTGGATGTAGAATCTCCCTATCCGTTTCCTACCAGAGAACAATTGGCGGAAAGACCTAAAAGAATGGAATATCCAAAACTTCAGGGTGACTTTAAGTTTTACGGAAAAAGTATTCTTCAGCTAATAGAAAAAGCAATCGAACTAGAAACAGGAGAAGAAAAAGAAGCTCTTATTGAGGTGATTGCCAACAATATGAAGAAGTCTTACAATGTCTATAATAAAGAGCATGTGACGGATGATGTGATTTTCCGCCATCTGAAAGAACTGTCTGAAAACAGGTTGGATCTTACCGGAATAGATTCTCTTGAAAAAAGTAAAATCTATTACACCAATAATAACAACAACCGAAATAATAACAATAACAACAGGAACAACAGCAATAATAAGAACAATAACCAGCCCAACAAAAGAAGGCATAATAACAATCATAAAAACAGAAAATAA
- a CDS encoding non-ribosomal peptide synthetase yields MMKSLILGKISPEFIKDETLPELLVPTFEKYKDKTAFIFKDKKISYAELDSWSNAIALQLQDHGVQPGDRIGVWYPRSLELPVAILGILKAGAAYIPLDREMPEDRIKKVFTDINVKTYFSDTDAHIHCQPLEIAPQPQHPVPAPVPNYTPDNWAYVLFTSGSTGNPKGIPISHRNICHLIRSEQDFIKIRDTDIVYQGFSVSFDMWCEEVWISLFAGATIWIADATTVKAIDELSDVLTKNKITVLHAVPSILAIIDEVPAVRFINTGGEACTKQVQEKWAKPYRVFINSYGPTETTVSSNMTELNGQQELTIGLPLPNYHIAVVDENMNIVPRGERGEMVISGPGVSNGYFNLPELTEQKFLANPFPEDLPGDRIYKTGDAVIIREDGFIDFQGRIDDQIKLRGYRIELGEIESRLNQLHDVSSAAVAVKEDSNGQGQLVGYAVMSNESSFDENEMRKELAKFLAPYMVPISIVLMKEMPRMPSGKIDRKRLPLPESFTVHQKNEEINIDAEAPIEEKLIQTLQWVFPGKEINLTQDFFTDLGGHSLLAATLVSHLRQKAGIPTASLKEIYENRPLSVYSEFLKNKHTQATSRQEPFHRVSTWQYIACNIAQTVSLLVVFALLSIQIFFPYLSYYYFQINGYGLHYALLSAVLLYTLIPPVYSIIIVLTKWLVIGKIKEGDYPLWGWYYFRWWLWKTIKRLMPSEFIVETPLYPKYLRLLGVKVDPSAQLSLLPIAAEDLVTIDKNVNTSSGCSIDNASVENGILKIRKVHIKAHAYLGSSVIVCGDTVIEEFGELQDLSCLNEGGKIGFGEVWNGSPAEKVRVKSGEEIEAPTLASAGKRNRFALLYACSLFFFPLLIVLPLAPTLYTLYYLDERSADYSFYYLWQAPILSTVYILLFIGVVSILTRILQYNMKPGIYPVYSFMYYKNG; encoded by the coding sequence ATGATGAAAAGCCTGATTTTAGGAAAGATCAGTCCGGAGTTTATCAAAGATGAAACTCTGCCTGAATTATTGGTTCCCACCTTTGAGAAATATAAAGACAAAACAGCCTTTATATTTAAAGATAAAAAAATATCCTATGCTGAACTGGACAGTTGGAGTAATGCCATTGCGCTTCAACTGCAAGATCATGGAGTACAGCCGGGCGACCGTATCGGAGTATGGTATCCGAGAAGCCTTGAACTTCCTGTAGCCATACTTGGAATTCTTAAAGCCGGTGCCGCTTACATTCCATTAGACCGTGAAATGCCTGAGGACAGGATAAAAAAGGTTTTTACAGATATTAATGTCAAAACTTATTTTTCTGACACGGATGCACATATTCATTGTCAGCCTTTAGAAATTGCACCACAACCTCAACATCCGGTTCCTGCACCTGTTCCCAATTATACACCAGACAACTGGGCTTATGTATTGTTTACCTCAGGAAGCACAGGAAACCCTAAGGGAATTCCGATATCCCACCGGAACATTTGTCATTTAATCCGCTCTGAGCAGGATTTTATAAAAATCAGGGATACGGATATCGTATATCAGGGATTTTCTGTTTCTTTTGATATGTGGTGTGAAGAAGTGTGGATCAGTCTTTTTGCAGGAGCCACCATATGGATCGCTGACGCCACCACTGTAAAAGCGATCGATGAGCTTAGCGATGTTTTAACCAAAAATAAAATTACCGTCCTTCATGCAGTTCCCAGTATTCTGGCCATTATCGACGAAGTTCCTGCTGTCAGGTTCATCAATACCGGAGGGGAAGCATGTACAAAACAGGTACAGGAAAAATGGGCCAAGCCCTATAGAGTATTCATCAACAGCTACGGACCTACAGAAACAACAGTTTCATCCAATATGACTGAACTGAATGGACAACAGGAACTGACCATTGGTCTTCCTCTTCCCAATTATCATATTGCTGTGGTTGACGAAAACATGAATATTGTTCCACGGGGAGAACGTGGTGAGATGGTCATTTCCGGGCCTGGAGTCAGTAACGGATATTTTAATCTTCCTGAACTTACTGAACAGAAGTTTTTAGCCAATCCATTTCCTGAAGATCTTCCCGGAGACAGAATATACAAAACCGGGGATGCTGTTATCATACGCGAAGATGGATTTATTGATTTTCAGGGAAGAATTGATGATCAGATCAAATTACGCGGGTACAGAATTGAGCTTGGCGAGATAGAATCCCGGCTCAATCAGCTGCATGATGTTTCTTCAGCTGCTGTAGCCGTAAAAGAAGATTCAAATGGGCAGGGGCAACTTGTGGGATATGCCGTCATGAGCAACGAATCTTCTTTCGATGAAAATGAAATGCGCAAAGAACTCGCAAAATTTCTGGCACCTTACATGGTTCCGATTTCTATTGTTCTGATGAAAGAAATGCCGAGAATGCCAAGTGGTAAAATCGACAGAAAACGGCTTCCTCTTCCTGAAAGTTTCACGGTTCATCAGAAAAACGAAGAAATCAACATTGATGCTGAAGCTCCGATAGAAGAAAAACTTATCCAGACGCTGCAATGGGTATTTCCGGGAAAAGAAATCAATCTCACCCAGGATTTTTTCACGGATCTTGGTGGACATTCCTTGCTGGCGGCAACATTAGTTTCTCATCTTCGTCAGAAGGCAGGCATTCCTACTGCTTCACTGAAAGAGATTTATGAAAACCGTCCTTTGTCAGTTTATTCTGAGTTTCTCAAAAACAAGCATACTCAGGCGACATCCCGCCAGGAACCGTTTCACAGGGTTTCAACATGGCAGTATATTGCCTGTAATATTGCCCAGACGGTTAGTTTACTGGTTGTATTTGCTTTATTAAGTATTCAGATCTTTTTCCCTTATCTGAGCTATTATTATTTCCAGATTAACGGGTACGGATTACATTATGCTTTACTGAGTGCTGTTTTACTTTATACATTAATTCCACCTGTATATTCAATCATTATTGTTCTTACAAAATGGCTGGTAATCGGAAAAATAAAAGAAGGAGATTATCCGCTTTGGGGATGGTATTATTTCAGGTGGTGGCTTTGGAAAACGATTAAGCGACTGATGCCTTCAGAATTTATTGTAGAAACACCTTTATATCCGAAATACCTGAGGCTTCTTGGAGTAAAAGTAGATCCGAGCGCTCAGTTAAGCCTCCTTCCTATCGCTGCCGAAGATCTTGTAACGATAGATAAAAATGTGAATACCAGCTCGGGCTGCAGTATTGACAATGCTTCTGTAGAGAATGGGATTTTAAAGATCAGAAAAGTACATATCAAAGCGCACGCTTATCTTGGATCTTCCGTGATTGTATGCGGAGATACCGTTATTGAGGAATTCGGGGAACTTCAGGATTTAAGCTGCCTTAATGAAGGAGGAAAAATAGGATTTGGAGAAGTATGGAACGGCAGTCCGGCTGAAAAGGTAAGAGTAAAATCCGGTGAAGAAATTGAAGCACCTACGCTGGCTTCTGCGGGAAAAAGAAACCGTTTTGCTTTACTGTATGCCTGTTCATTATTTTTCTTTCCTCTTCTTATTGTTTTACCTTTAGCCCCCACACTTTATACTCTGTATTATCTGGACGAGCGTTCAGCTGATTATAGTTTCTATTATCTGTGGCAGGCTCCGATTCTTTCTACCGTTTATATTTTATTGTTTATCGGAGTGGTAAGTATCCTGACCAGGATTTTACAGTATAATATGAAACCTGGCATCTATCCGGTATACAGTTTTATGTATTATAAAAATGGATAA